From one Luteolibacter sp. SL250 genomic stretch:
- a CDS encoding cbb3-type cytochrome c oxidase subunit II translates to MSLRHFIIGLSVSFGLAWLSVVVIPFVKMRNLAPIALNAEEPDSGPYFPKRTGRVANGAEVYAANGCYNCHTQVVRPTYAGNDLFRADWGGLKSDPERGDTRRETNAYDFLGESFAHIGVSRVGPDLSNIGRRVEAIYSPENPARWLYAHLFNPRYEADREKSTCPSFRYMFEEKQVGAALSEDAVTFSDGRSPGSDTTEFLPTSDAKALVSYLLALKKDQPVPASIDFSPKKAEEK, encoded by the coding sequence ATGAGCCTCCGCCACTTCATCATCGGCCTCTCGGTCAGCTTCGGACTTGCCTGGCTGTCGGTCGTCGTCATTCCGTTCGTCAAGATGCGGAACCTCGCTCCCATCGCGCTCAATGCGGAGGAGCCGGATTCCGGCCCGTATTTCCCGAAACGCACCGGCCGCGTGGCCAACGGTGCGGAAGTCTATGCCGCCAACGGTTGCTACAACTGCCACACCCAGGTGGTCCGTCCGACCTATGCCGGCAACGACCTGTTCCGCGCCGACTGGGGTGGCCTGAAGTCCGATCCGGAGCGTGGCGACACCCGCCGGGAGACGAACGCCTACGATTTCCTCGGTGAGAGCTTCGCCCACATCGGCGTGAGCCGCGTGGGTCCGGACCTTTCGAACATCGGCCGCCGCGTTGAGGCCATCTACTCCCCGGAGAACCCGGCCCGCTGGCTCTACGCCCACCTTTTCAACCCGCGCTATGAAGCGGACCGTGAGAAGTCCACCTGCCCGTCCTTCCGCTACATGTTCGAGGAAAAGCAGGTTGGCGCCGCCCTCTCCGAGGATGCCGTGACCTTCTCCGACGGCCGTTCCCCGGGCTCCGACACCACCGAGTTCCTCCCCACCTCCGACGCGAAGGCCCTCGTTTCCTACCTCCTCGCCCTGAAAAAGGACCAGCCGGTGCCCGCTTCCATCGACTTCTCCCCGAAGAAGGCAGAAGAGAAATAA
- a CDS encoding cytochrome c oxidase subunit 3 codes for MEIPYIVTPRKDTGLFNSKIAIWLFLASEVMLFGGFFSAYVFLRIGADYPWPERTLPVLPGLINTFVLIGSSVTVVFAWAALKMREWRKFQIYMWITILCAGLFMVLKGIEYSVKFGHQAVRLNDYSIVEGHLGYEKENGEYVKDYRGKKIEENQIVIEGTKFSFSTVRYHGAWVKSIADQAKHHGATVTLAEDVKAVTKEGQPEEVIAKAGEPLTTDLLSKIRDAHLKARKHNGALRTAALRKEWKDAKAANPDETSVALAPNVNVDAAALAPKLLTEIPTAAFNVSKPVHFLFAPRDIREADGQSRLRDDTVVEGKLLASPMVFHYVDAIDFQHLAMKAKEKGIDPEIAIDNSWLMKNDAFVREIWEWHRGETAKLEERLLKDYGLEKDGKTPKRHPTWKERYRVGWDKIAEYSEQKNNIKIGGFDKGKEHFFGPNYTARNPNGEDLTKPHTFPHLSVPRGEIRFASKFTPSWNTYYAIYFTITGLHGLHVVGGAIVLGYYLFCGRKMYLSNPEWLANRVEVGGLFWHFVDLVWIFVFPVLYLM; via the coding sequence ATGGAAATTCCCTACATCGTAACACCCCGCAAGGACACCGGGCTCTTCAACTCGAAGATCGCCATCTGGCTGTTCCTGGCCTCCGAGGTCATGCTTTTCGGTGGTTTCTTCTCCGCCTACGTCTTCCTCCGCATCGGGGCTGACTATCCATGGCCGGAGCGGACCCTTCCGGTGCTTCCCGGTCTGATCAACACCTTCGTCCTCATCGGTTCCTCCGTGACCGTCGTGTTCGCCTGGGCCGCGCTGAAGATGCGCGAGTGGCGGAAATTCCAGATCTACATGTGGATCACCATCCTCTGCGCCGGACTCTTCATGGTGCTCAAAGGCATCGAGTACAGCGTGAAGTTCGGCCACCAGGCCGTCCGCCTGAACGACTACTCCATCGTCGAAGGCCACCTCGGATACGAGAAGGAGAACGGCGAGTATGTCAAAGACTACAGGGGCAAGAAGATCGAGGAGAACCAGATCGTCATCGAAGGCACCAAGTTCAGCTTCAGCACCGTCCGCTACCACGGCGCATGGGTGAAGAGCATCGCCGACCAGGCGAAACACCATGGCGCGACCGTCACCCTCGCGGAAGACGTCAAGGCGGTCACCAAGGAAGGCCAGCCGGAGGAAGTCATCGCCAAGGCGGGTGAGCCCCTCACCACCGACCTCCTCTCCAAGATCCGCGACGCGCACCTGAAGGCCCGCAAGCACAACGGCGCGCTCCGCACCGCCGCCCTCCGCAAGGAGTGGAAGGACGCCAAGGCCGCCAATCCGGATGAGACCAGCGTCGCCCTGGCCCCCAACGTCAACGTGGATGCCGCCGCTCTCGCACCGAAGCTCCTGACCGAGATCCCGACCGCGGCCTTCAACGTCAGCAAGCCGGTCCATTTCCTCTTCGCCCCGCGTGACATCCGGGAGGCAGACGGCCAGTCCCGCCTGCGGGATGACACCGTCGTCGAAGGCAAGCTCCTTGCCAGTCCCATGGTGTTCCACTACGTGGACGCGATCGACTTCCAGCACCTCGCCATGAAGGCGAAGGAGAAGGGGATCGACCCGGAGATTGCCATCGACAACTCCTGGCTGATGAAGAACGACGCCTTCGTCCGGGAAATCTGGGAATGGCACCGTGGCGAAACCGCCAAGCTTGAGGAGCGCCTGCTGAAAGACTACGGCCTTGAGAAGGACGGCAAGACCCCGAAGCGCCACCCCACCTGGAAAGAGCGCTATCGCGTCGGATGGGACAAGATCGCCGAATACTCCGAGCAGAAGAACAACATCAAGATCGGCGGATTCGACAAGGGTAAGGAGCACTTCTTTGGTCCGAACTACACCGCCCGGAACCCCAACGGCGAAGATCTCACGAAACCACACACCTTCCCGCACCTTTCCGTGCCCCGCGGTGAGATCCGCTTCGCCTCGAAATTCACCCCGTCCTGGAACACCTACTACGCCATTTACTTCACCATCACCGGTCTCCACGGCCTCCACGTGGTGGGTGGCGCGATCGTTCTCGGCTACTACCTGTTCTGCGGCCGCAAGATGTATCTCTCCAATCCCGAGTGGCTTGCCAACCGGGTGGAGGTCGGCGGCCTCTTCTGGCACTTCGTGGACCTTGTCTGGATCTTCGTGTTCCCGGTCCTGTATTTGATGTAA
- a CDS encoding cytochrome c, with translation MDSSRDNLFTRFTTFWWALFVFVGFGVLLAVIWLFNNSEPKNLEDVVAEARYKNKEDVLKAQAAALPQETIDKAISTVATQLAASKPAAVSTDAQIVPGSARAKAKEAGGSVDPTAINKAAAESTDPVDPAVVEKGKASYLLCGACHGQNGEGVPMAGPPLAGSEWVTGPVSNLVIIGFRGLTGPITVAGKEHTEFVAGMAPMAAAMTDEDFAAVLTYIRNSFGNKASQVKPEWVKAFRGEIGKPQLPTSELIKPEAK, from the coding sequence ATGGACTCTTCCCGCGATAATCTCTTCACCCGCTTCACCACCTTCTGGTGGGCGCTCTTCGTGTTCGTCGGATTCGGCGTGCTGCTGGCGGTCATCTGGCTGTTCAACAACTCCGAGCCGAAGAACCTCGAGGATGTCGTCGCGGAGGCCCGCTACAAGAACAAGGAGGATGTGCTGAAGGCCCAGGCCGCCGCACTCCCCCAGGAAACCATCGACAAGGCGATCTCCACCGTCGCCACCCAGCTCGCTGCCTCCAAGCCGGCGGCCGTCTCCACCGACGCCCAGATCGTCCCGGGTTCCGCCCGTGCGAAGGCGAAGGAAGCGGGCGGTTCGGTTGACCCGACCGCGATCAACAAGGCGGCAGCCGAGTCCACCGATCCCGTCGATCCCGCCGTGGTCGAAAAGGGCAAGGCCAGCTACCTCCTCTGCGGCGCGTGCCACGGCCAGAACGGCGAAGGCGTGCCGATGGCCGGTCCTCCGCTGGCTGGCTCCGAGTGGGTCACCGGCCCGGTCTCCAACCTGGTGATCATCGGCTTCCGCGGCCTCACCGGCCCCATCACCGTGGCCGGCAAGGAGCACACGGAGTTCGTCGCGGGCATGGCCCCGATGGCCGCCGCCATGACCGACGAGGACTTCGCCGCCGTCCTCACCTACATCCGGAACAGCTTTGGAAACAAAGCCTCGCAAGTGAAACCGGAATGGGTCAAAGCCTTCCGTGGCGAGATCGGCAAGCCGCAACTCCCCACCTCCGAGCTGATCAAGCCCGAAGCCAAGTAA
- a CDS encoding DUF3820 family protein, whose translation MDPIDLDREEFRNLLAEIGRTRMPFGKFGIREYPPAGVPIMDLPPEYLAWFKERGFPKGRLGELMAQVNVIKEVGMDAVFDPIRQAMGGRFPLRQKPRRSFDFE comes from the coding sequence ATGGATCCCATCGACCTTGACCGCGAGGAGTTCCGGAACCTTCTGGCGGAGATCGGCCGCACCCGGATGCCCTTCGGGAAATTCGGGATCAGGGAATACCCGCCCGCCGGGGTTCCCATCATGGACCTGCCGCCGGAATATCTCGCGTGGTTCAAGGAACGTGGATTTCCCAAAGGCCGCCTGGGCGAGCTGATGGCCCAGGTGAACGTCATCAAGGAAGTCGGCATGGATGCCGTCTTCGATCCCATCCGCCAGGCGATGGGCGGCCGGTTCCCGCTGCGGCAGAAGCCACGCAGGTCGTTTGATTTCGAGTGA
- a CDS encoding cytochrome C oxidase subunit IV family protein, with the protein MANSPEEIQKAKKTYIWIFLALLVCTVVTVLVATQEWLDFGRHGFDHVDAIVGLAIATLKASLVGAIFMHLNHEKKSIYWIFFGAFVFALALFGLTAFAEFDPIFDPHFFGK; encoded by the coding sequence ATGGCAAATTCCCCGGAAGAAATTCAAAAGGCAAAGAAGACCTACATCTGGATCTTCCTCGCGCTGCTCGTCTGCACCGTGGTGACCGTGCTGGTCGCCACCCAGGAGTGGCTCGACTTCGGCCGCCACGGCTTCGACCATGTGGACGCCATCGTCGGCCTGGCGATCGCCACCCTGAAGGCCAGCCTTGTCGGTGCGATCTTCATGCACCTCAACCACGAGAAGAAATCGATCTACTGGATCTTCTTCGGTGCCTTCGTGTTCGCGCTGGCATTGTTCGGTCTGACCGCATTCGCGGAGTTCGACCCGATCTTCGACCCGCACTTCTTCGGCAAATAA
- a CDS encoding DUF3341 domain-containing protein translates to MSTTRKRVYGYLAEFKSASALYKAAEQIRDAGFRKWDCYSPYPIHGLDGAMGVKRSILPWFVFCGGITGTATAFALAYSTQVVIYPTVVQAKPTNIFTVPAFFPIMFELTILFSVLTVLFGVLALMQLPRLNHPLFASRQFHRATDDGFFIAIEARDPKFSPNGTRDLLSEIGGANIELVEEEDK, encoded by the coding sequence GTGAGCACCACCCGCAAACGCGTCTACGGCTACCTCGCCGAGTTCAAGAGCGCTTCCGCCCTCTACAAAGCCGCCGAGCAGATCCGCGACGCCGGCTTCCGGAAATGGGACTGCTATTCCCCGTATCCGATCCACGGCCTCGATGGGGCGATGGGAGTGAAGCGCTCCATCCTGCCCTGGTTCGTCTTCTGCGGCGGCATCACCGGCACGGCGACCGCCTTCGCGCTGGCCTACTCCACCCAGGTCGTCATCTACCCGACGGTGGTGCAGGCGAAGCCGACGAACATCTTCACGGTGCCGGCGTTCTTCCCGATCATGTTCGAGCTGACGATCCTGTTCTCCGTGCTGACCGTGCTCTTCGGCGTGCTCGCGCTGATGCAGCTCCCGCGCCTGAACCACCCGCTGTTCGCCAGCCGCCAGTTCCACCGTGCGACCGACGATGGCTTCTTCATCGCCATCGAAGCCCGCGATCCGAAGTTCAGCCCCAACGGCACCCGCGACCTCCTCTCCGAGATCGGCGGGGCGAACATCGAACTCGTCGAAGAAGAGGACAAATAA
- a CDS encoding cbb3-type cytochrome c oxidase subunit I, translating into MSSTAQSIQDAKLRADIDRSLRHPVMFFMTSGAAWLAVSIILGLISSAKVHSPEFLSSCGWLTYGRVFPAHIAALVYGWGFQAAFGVMIWLMARLSRQECKSAGVILAAGHVWNFAVSLGLIGILGGAGTGVPWMEFPTFVWPVLLVTYFVIVVWSFIQFRVRPSGYVYISQWYIMAAMIWFPWVFITANLLVFTFKGGHPVMAAGIAAWFKSGLIFLFFTPVALAASYYLAPKVTGRPVFSYSLAKLGFWSLAIIAPWAGMQKLTGAPIPFFLPYLGAAATALLFIPALAAGVNILRTTLASPEAIEQSPSLRFSVAGIIGLLVFGFAGLFLNLPGSSLKLTQFSLSGYGFEILALYAFFSFTMFGAIYFIVPRITRREWLSRRLINMHFFFSVYGIIAVSVVALFGGLMQGIGQEQWMQPWINASTRTYPYAIFITIAWAFILFSNVFFFLHLTLMWLRLGRRSSHPTLLVSHHGGGSPHGAEGDVDNAGPGSADAHAH; encoded by the coding sequence ATGTCTTCCACAGCCCAATCCATCCAGGACGCGAAACTCCGCGCCGATATCGACCGCTCGCTGCGCCATCCCGTCATGTTCTTCATGACCAGCGGCGCGGCATGGCTTGCCGTTTCGATCATCCTCGGCCTCATTTCCTCCGCGAAGGTGCACAGCCCGGAGTTCCTCTCAAGCTGCGGTTGGCTCACTTACGGGCGCGTCTTCCCGGCCCACATCGCCGCCCTCGTCTATGGATGGGGCTTCCAGGCCGCCTTCGGCGTCATGATCTGGCTGATGGCCCGCCTTTCCCGCCAGGAGTGCAAGTCCGCCGGCGTCATCCTCGCCGCCGGCCACGTCTGGAACTTCGCCGTCAGCCTCGGCCTCATCGGCATCCTCGGTGGTGCCGGGACCGGTGTGCCATGGATGGAATTCCCGACCTTCGTCTGGCCGGTGCTGCTGGTGACCTACTTCGTCATCGTCGTCTGGTCCTTCATCCAGTTCCGCGTCAGGCCGTCCGGCTACGTCTATATCTCCCAGTGGTACATCATGGCCGCCATGATCTGGTTCCCATGGGTGTTCATCACCGCGAACCTGCTGGTCTTCACCTTCAAGGGCGGTCATCCGGTCATGGCCGCGGGCATCGCCGCCTGGTTCAAGTCCGGCCTGATCTTCCTCTTCTTCACCCCGGTCGCCCTGGCGGCCAGCTACTACCTCGCGCCGAAGGTCACCGGCCGCCCGGTCTTCAGCTACTCCCTGGCCAAGCTCGGCTTCTGGTCGCTGGCCATCATCGCCCCGTGGGCTGGCATGCAGAAGCTGACCGGCGCGCCGATCCCGTTCTTCCTGCCCTACCTCGGAGCCGCCGCCACCGCGCTGCTGTTCATCCCCGCGCTGGCCGCCGGTGTGAACATCCTCCGCACCACCCTGGCCAGCCCTGAAGCGATCGAGCAAAGCCCGTCCCTGCGCTTCTCGGTCGCCGGCATCATCGGCCTGCTGGTCTTCGGCTTCGCCGGTCTGTTCCTCAACCTTCCCGGCTCCAGCCTGAAGCTGACCCAGTTCTCCCTTTCCGGCTACGGCTTCGAGATCCTGGCCCTCTACGCCTTCTTCAGCTTCACCATGTTTGGCGCCATCTACTTCATCGTGCCGCGGATCACCCGCCGCGAGTGGTTGTCCCGCCGCCTGATCAACATGCACTTCTTCTTCTCCGTCTATGGCATCATCGCCGTCTCGGTGGTGGCCCTCTTCGGCGGCCTCATGCAGGGCATTGGCCAGGAGCAGTGGATGCAGCCGTGGATCAACGCCTCCACCCGCACCTATCCTTACGCGATCTTCATCACCATCGCCTGGGCGTTCATCCTCTTTTCCAATGTTTTCTTCTTCCTCCACCTCACGTTGATGTGGCTCCGTCTGGGCCGCCGCAGTTCTCACCCGACCTTGCTCGTCTCCCATCACGGTGGCGGCAGCCCGCACGGTGCGGAAGGTGACGTCGACAACGCCGGTCCCGGCTCCGCGGACGCCCACGCCCACTAA
- a CDS encoding cytochrome c: MRYFFIIYAIIALLVVGIFGFRGQHSSKPPIRIFPDMDEQDKLRAQKPEPFFADGHGGRLPVHDTQPRGFNEEGVRVIGGIPEYEFGGQTGYYYTGTLDDYFGTGMPAELELTADNAAALIRRGQERYNIYCSACHGTSGDGQGITAKYGVPGIANLHGDPFKAPAYPDGRMFDVITKGKGMMGSYGANIPVRDRWAIIAYVRTLQAAKATPAPAAQ; the protein is encoded by the coding sequence ATGCGCTACTTCTTCATCATCTACGCGATCATCGCGCTGCTCGTTGTCGGGATCTTCGGATTCCGCGGCCAGCATTCGTCCAAGCCACCGATCCGGATCTTCCCGGACATGGATGAGCAGGACAAGCTGCGGGCCCAGAAACCGGAGCCGTTCTTCGCGGACGGCCACGGTGGACGCCTGCCGGTCCATGACACCCAGCCGCGTGGCTTCAACGAGGAAGGCGTCCGCGTCATCGGTGGTATCCCGGAATACGAATTCGGCGGCCAGACCGGCTACTACTACACCGGCACGCTCGACGACTACTTCGGCACCGGCATGCCGGCCGAGCTGGAACTCACCGCGGACAATGCGGCGGCCCTCATCCGCCGCGGCCAGGAGCGTTACAACATCTATTGCTCCGCCTGCCACGGCACCTCCGGAGACGGCCAGGGCATCACCGCCAAGTATGGCGTGCCCGGCATCGCCAACCTGCACGGGGATCCGTTCAAGGCACCGGCCTACCCGGACGGGCGCATGTTCGACGTCATCACCAAAGGCAAGGGCATGATGGGTTCCTACGGCGCCAACATCCCCGTCCGCGACCGCTGGGCGATCATCGCCTACGTCCGCACGCTGCAAGCCGCCAAAGCAACTCCGGCTCCCGCCGCCCAATAA
- a CDS encoding cytochrome c oxidase subunit II, with protein MSPSKFLGIPENFSLHGADVDHIIDVVHWFMIALGVGWTIFFLFCLFRFRQSRNPKASYEGVRSHLSSHLEIGVIIIEAVLLLGFAFPLWADRTDKWDHVQRQNPNRVRVVGWQFGWTYHYPGADGKFGRIDSALISGTNQLGIDYSDPNALDDFTAPLLKLPLNRPSVLNIGSLDVIHNYSIIPMRIQQDAIPGKEIPMWFTPIAPLETFVVCGQLCGEGHGNMTGTMEVVPAADFDKWAEEQTKAALEANQKAQAAKAPASPAEQAAPAPAPQPAPVEPQPAAPAPAPAQ; from the coding sequence ATGAGCCCTTCCAAGTTCCTCGGCATTCCAGAAAACTTCTCCCTCCACGGCGCGGACGTGGACCACATCATCGATGTCGTCCACTGGTTCATGATCGCGCTTGGTGTGGGCTGGACGATTTTCTTCCTGTTCTGCCTCTTCCGCTTCCGCCAGTCGCGCAACCCGAAGGCATCCTATGAAGGCGTCCGCAGCCACCTTTCCAGCCACCTTGAGATCGGCGTGATCATCATCGAGGCCGTGCTCCTCCTGGGCTTCGCCTTCCCGCTGTGGGCGGACCGCACCGACAAGTGGGACCACGTGCAGCGCCAGAACCCGAACCGCGTCCGCGTCGTCGGCTGGCAGTTCGGCTGGACCTACCACTATCCCGGCGCTGACGGCAAGTTCGGCCGCATCGACTCCGCCCTCATCAGCGGCACCAACCAGCTCGGCATCGACTACAGCGACCCGAACGCCCTGGACGACTTCACCGCGCCGCTGCTGAAGCTTCCTCTCAACCGTCCGTCCGTCCTCAACATCGGCAGCCTGGACGTCATCCACAACTACTCCATCATCCCGATGCGCATCCAGCAGGACGCCATCCCCGGGAAGGAGATCCCGATGTGGTTCACCCCCATCGCTCCGCTGGAAACCTTCGTCGTCTGCGGACAGCTCTGTGGTGAAGGTCACGGCAACATGACTGGCACCATGGAAGTGGTTCCCGCCGCCGACTTCGACAAGTGGGCGGAGGAGCAGACCAAGGCCGCGCTCGAGGCGAACCAGAAAGCCCAAGCCGCCAAGGCTCCCGCATCCCCTGCGGAACAGGCCGCTCCAGCCCCGGCCCCGCAGCCCGCTCCGGTCGAACCGCAACCGGCGGCTCCAGCTCCAGCCCCCGCGCAGTAA
- a CDS encoding cbb3-type cytochrome c oxidase subunit I — protein MSAHADSHHGHDAHHDDHHHHDPGFLQKYVFSTDHKMIGIQYGITAMCFLAFGFYLMMVMRWSIAFPHEPLPEWMSWVFTDGWKARWLSDGKVTGETYNMFGAMHGTIMVFLGIVPLGFGAFGNYVTPLQIGAPDMAFPKLNMLSYWLYLVGGLVMCLSFFMESGAAKSGWTNYSPLAGFADGQVVNQWLAGQTQWLVGLVLLITSSLLGSVNFITTIINLRARGMTWMRLPFLVWAMLVTGFLLLLAFPPLEAAGIMQLMDRVAHSSFFMPSGLFTKSEGLADLSGGGSPLLFQHLFWFLGHPEVYVLLLPAIACVAEIIPVNTRKPLWGYKSMVYSVLVLGFLSFIVWAHHMYMTGMGPMVSTWFQTTTVLISVPSVILLTAMIISLWGGSIRFTPPMMWACAFLPMFGIGGLTGLPLAFNLADLHLHDTYYVIGHFHYVVAPGILFGLFAGVYHWYPKITGRFMSRKLGHLHFWPSLVCMNIIFFPMLVQGMAGFHRRWYNGGDAYLDKTALSQGVDSANVFANTVAHHIDLNILMSWGAWALAVAQIPFFINLFGAWKFGRKIQSDNPWDATTLEWATPTPPGHGNFTFDIATYRGPYEYSRPDCKEDFLPQWIEPKHGAGDAAGTPAKAPSHH, from the coding sequence ATGAGCGCCCACGCAGACTCCCACCACGGGCATGACGCCCATCATGACGATCACCATCATCACGATCCGGGATTCCTCCAGAAATACGTCTTCTCCACCGATCACAAGATGATCGGCATCCAGTACGGGATCACGGCCATGTGCTTCCTGGCCTTCGGATTCTATCTGATGATGGTCATGCGCTGGAGCATCGCCTTCCCGCATGAGCCGCTTCCGGAGTGGATGAGCTGGGTTTTCACCGATGGTTGGAAAGCCCGCTGGCTGTCCGATGGCAAGGTGACCGGTGAGACCTACAACATGTTCGGTGCCATGCACGGCACCATCATGGTGTTCCTCGGCATCGTGCCGCTCGGTTTCGGTGCCTTCGGCAACTACGTCACCCCGCTGCAGATCGGTGCGCCCGACATGGCGTTTCCGAAGCTGAACATGCTCAGCTACTGGCTCTACCTCGTCGGTGGTCTGGTGATGTGCCTTTCCTTCTTCATGGAGTCCGGTGCGGCCAAGTCCGGCTGGACGAACTACTCTCCGCTCGCGGGCTTCGCCGACGGACAGGTGGTGAACCAGTGGCTCGCGGGCCAGACCCAGTGGTTGGTCGGCCTCGTGCTGCTCATCACCTCGTCGCTCCTCGGTTCGGTGAACTTCATCACCACCATCATCAACCTGCGCGCCCGTGGCATGACCTGGATGCGCCTGCCGTTCCTGGTGTGGGCCATGCTTGTCACCGGTTTCCTGCTCCTGCTCGCGTTCCCTCCGCTTGAGGCCGCCGGCATCATGCAGTTGATGGACCGTGTCGCCCATTCCTCCTTCTTCATGCCCTCCGGCCTGTTCACGAAGTCGGAAGGTCTCGCGGATCTCTCCGGCGGTGGTTCCCCGCTGCTGTTCCAGCACCTTTTCTGGTTCCTCGGCCACCCGGAGGTGTACGTGCTCCTCCTGCCCGCCATCGCCTGCGTCGCGGAAATCATTCCGGTGAACACCCGCAAGCCGCTGTGGGGCTACAAGTCGATGGTCTATTCCGTCCTCGTCCTCGGCTTCCTCTCCTTCATCGTGTGGGCCCACCACATGTATATGACCGGCATGGGACCGATGGTCTCCACTTGGTTCCAGACCACCACCGTGCTCATCTCGGTGCCGTCGGTGATCCTCCTCACCGCCATGATCATCTCCCTGTGGGGCGGTTCCATCCGCTTCACCCCGCCGATGATGTGGGCCTGCGCCTTCCTGCCGATGTTCGGTATCGGCGGTCTGACCGGTCTGCCGCTGGCATTCAACCTCGCCGACCTCCACCTGCACGACACCTACTACGTGATCGGCCACTTCCACTACGTGGTGGCGCCCGGCATTCTCTTCGGCCTCTTCGCCGGTGTGTATCACTGGTATCCGAAGATCACCGGCCGCTTCATGAGCCGCAAGCTGGGCCACCTCCACTTCTGGCCGAGCCTGGTCTGCATGAACATCATCTTCTTCCCGATGCTCGTCCAGGGCATGGCAGGCTTCCACCGCCGCTGGTACAACGGTGGTGACGCCTACCTCGACAAGACCGCCCTCTCCCAGGGGGTGGACAGCGCCAACGTCTTCGCCAACACCGTCGCCCATCACATCGACCTGAACATCCTCATGTCATGGGGTGCCTGGGCACTGGCCGTCGCGCAGATCCCGTTCTTCATCAACCTCTTCGGTGCCTGGAAGTTCGGCCGCAAGATCCAGAGCGACAACCCGTGGGACGCCACCACCCTCGAGTGGGCGACCCCGACGCCTCCCGGCCACGGGAACTTCACCTTCGACATCGCCACCTACCGCGGTCCTTACGAATACAGCCGTCCGGACTGCAAGGAGGACTTCCTTCCGCAGTGGATCGAACCGAAACACGGCGCCGGAGACGCGGCGGGAACCCCGGCAAAGGCACCTTCCCACCACTGA
- a CDS encoding cytochrome c: MSVPNSKPDLDESINVAEAHGRIIREAAASAREKRIADNGHEPVGLWLLTTGLVVGVIAGGILGHGGDWFGYQTLFKPGYVRDAAPGGEDSGPKPKDAIAAYSTRGAKLYSAKCAGCHGPDAKGDGANYPALAGSKRVLGNTDALAMVILNGLQGPTSSGKTYGAGIMPPQGAGMGAEDLAGLMTYIRNGFGNTAGDVVTVDMAKAALDLSGKRAKAGQAVTDAEVMAEHDKMLPGDALDPATMLNPVTLQPATE; the protein is encoded by the coding sequence ATGTCCGTGCCGAATTCCAAGCCTGACCTCGATGAGTCGATCAACGTCGCCGAGGCACATGGCCGTATCATCCGCGAAGCCGCGGCCTCCGCGCGTGAGAAGCGCATCGCCGACAACGGCCATGAGCCGGTCGGCCTCTGGTTGCTCACGACCGGCCTCGTGGTGGGCGTGATCGCAGGTGGCATCCTCGGCCACGGCGGGGATTGGTTCGGTTACCAGACGCTTTTCAAGCCCGGCTACGTCCGCGATGCCGCCCCTGGCGGTGAGGACAGTGGTCCGAAGCCGAAGGACGCCATCGCCGCCTACAGCACCCGCGGCGCGAAGCTCTACTCCGCGAAGTGCGCGGGTTGCCACGGCCCGGACGCGAAGGGCGACGGCGCGAACTACCCGGCCCTCGCCGGATCCAAGCGCGTGCTCGGCAACACCGACGCGCTCGCCATGGTCATCCTCAACGGTCTCCAGGGACCGACCAGCTCCGGCAAGACCTACGGCGCGGGCATCATGCCTCCGCAGGGTGCGGGCATGGGCGCGGAAGACCTCGCCGGCCTGATGACCTACATCCGCAACGGCTTCGGCAACACCGCGGGTGACGTCGTCACCGTGGACATGGCGAAGGCCGCGCTCGACCTCTCCGGCAAGCGCGCCAAGGCCGGCCAGGCCGTCACCGACGCCGAAGTCATGGCGGAGCACGACAAGATGCTCCCCGGTGACGCCCTTGATCCGGCGACCATGCTGAACCCGGTCACCCTCCAACCGGCCACCGAATAA